A window from Oncorhynchus mykiss isolate Arlee chromosome 9, USDA_OmykA_1.1, whole genome shotgun sequence encodes these proteins:
- the LOC110531462 gene encoding transcription cofactor HES-6 isoform X1 — MTASNMEHGGNAPEKNFNAKDERKLRKPLIEKKRRERINCSLEQLKGIMVDAYNLDQSKLEKADVLEVTVQHMEGLQKGHGTGIPAGPRVGFQSRQRYSSGYIQCMQEVHNLLLGCPDMDKPLGAQLLNHLLKSLPHISLETGPGNTGGNGPNRTPTRPITGEVNGTLIRAIGNCNGRIGSGGGSSSSGASPNSGPGSPPQSPLSLPSGGVGLFRPRRLQMHHASPPLTPPTRCSPLHAPHRQVHSGRDWREQLPASSPSSSPNLPQPGVSHPAPLPPFFGPVGDPSMWRPW, encoded by the exons ATGACGGCCTCCAACATGGAACATGGAGGAAATGCTCCCGAGAAGAATTTTAACGCCAAAGATGAACGAAAG CTGCGGAAGCCTCTGATAGAGAAGAAGAGGCGTGAGCGAATCAACTGCAGCCTTGAGCAGCTGAAGGGGATCATGGTGGACGCCTATAACCTAGAT CAATCTAAACTGGAGAAGGCTGATGTACTGGAGGTTACTGTCCAACATATGGAGGGTCTACAAAAGGGTCATG GTACTGGCATCCCTGCTGGTCCCCGTGTCGGGTTCCAGTCCCGGCAGCGCTACAGCAGTGGATACATCCAGTGTATGCAGGAGGTCCATAACCTGCTCCTGGGCTGTCCAGACATGGACAAGCCTCTAGGGGCCCAGCTCCTCAATCACCTCCTTAAGTCTCTGCCCCACATCAGCTTAGAGACTGGGCCTGGAAACACTGGTGGCAATGGGCCTAATCGGACCCCAACAAGGCCTATCACTGGTGAGGTCAATGGGACTCTGATAAGGGCCATTGGTAATTGTAACGGTAGaattggtagtggtggtggtagtagtagtagtggtgctaGTCCCAATTCTGGACCTGGATCCCCTCCCCAGTCTCCGCTTTCACTGCCTTCTGGAGGCGTAGGTCTATTCCGACCTCGCCGTTTACAGATGCATCATGCCTCGCCGCCGTTGACCCCGCCCACAAGATGTTCCCCGCTCCATGCCCCCCACAGGCAGGTGCATTCTGGGAGAGATTGGAGGGAGCAgctgcctgcctcctccccttctaGCTCACCCAACCTCCCCCAGCCAGGGGTGTCTCACCCCGCCCCCCTGCCCCCTTTCTTCGGCCCTGTGGGAGACCCCTCTATGTGGAGGCCTTGGTga
- the LOC110531462 gene encoding transcription factor HES-1 isoform X2 gives MVDAYNLDQSKLEKADVLEVTVQHMEGLQKGHGTGIPAGPRVGFQSRQRYSSGYIQCMQEVHNLLLGCPDMDKPLGAQLLNHLLKSLPHISLETGPGNTGGNGPNRTPTRPITGEVNGTLIRAIGNCNGRIGSGGGSSSSGASPNSGPGSPPQSPLSLPSGGVGLFRPRRLQMHHASPPLTPPTRCSPLHAPHRQVHSGRDWREQLPASSPSSSPNLPQPGVSHPAPLPPFFGPVGDPSMWRPW, from the exons ATGGTGGACGCCTATAACCTAGAT CAATCTAAACTGGAGAAGGCTGATGTACTGGAGGTTACTGTCCAACATATGGAGGGTCTACAAAAGGGTCATG GTACTGGCATCCCTGCTGGTCCCCGTGTCGGGTTCCAGTCCCGGCAGCGCTACAGCAGTGGATACATCCAGTGTATGCAGGAGGTCCATAACCTGCTCCTGGGCTGTCCAGACATGGACAAGCCTCTAGGGGCCCAGCTCCTCAATCACCTCCTTAAGTCTCTGCCCCACATCAGCTTAGAGACTGGGCCTGGAAACACTGGTGGCAATGGGCCTAATCGGACCCCAACAAGGCCTATCACTGGTGAGGTCAATGGGACTCTGATAAGGGCCATTGGTAATTGTAACGGTAGaattggtagtggtggtggtagtagtagtagtggtgctaGTCCCAATTCTGGACCTGGATCCCCTCCCCAGTCTCCGCTTTCACTGCCTTCTGGAGGCGTAGGTCTATTCCGACCTCGCCGTTTACAGATGCATCATGCCTCGCCGCCGTTGACCCCGCCCACAAGATGTTCCCCGCTCCATGCCCCCCACAGGCAGGTGCATTCTGGGAGAGATTGGAGGGAGCAgctgcctgcctcctccccttctaGCTCACCCAACCTCCCCCAGCCAGGGGTGTCTCACCCCGCCCCCCTGCCCCCTTTCTTCGGCCCTGTGGGAGACCCCTCTATGTGGAGGCCTTGGTga